The following coding sequences lie in one Zingiber officinale cultivar Zhangliang chromosome 2B, Zo_v1.1, whole genome shotgun sequence genomic window:
- the LOC122048885 gene encoding disease resistance protein RFL1-like, giving the protein MACCIKLNLNVDVNSCLSGLWATLQLGRPKYAVKKLEKEMPRLRGKRDDIKNQINEAELEGKIPTNEVKQWLREVEILERKAAAIERDFQSMSCFSCNCFNRTGGTSSKPKEAFAANIQEEETQRAGDDVPIRESSNCCSIIWRAVKTLDEANELTSRAGQLDPIAKVGPPEPVVMLPISHRPLVGIESYVEDIVRYVNGGESEIIGIYGMGGVGKTTMLKRIQQHYLLKHAIFDRVIWVAASKDCQLKRLQMDIAESLGLKTLQESDDKRTRGDKLFSYLKNRNCLLLLDDIGKQVDLQLLGMAHSATEPGQQKQPRKVVMFTTRSETVCAQMKPEKTIKVKCSDTGRKYEDIFFRRNLK; this is encoded by the exons ATGGCGTGCTGCATCAAACTCAATCTCAACGTTGATGTCAACAGTTGCCTAAGTGGGCTGTGGGCAACGCTGCAATTGGGAAGGCCAAAATATGCTGTCAAGAAATTGGAAAAGGAAATGCCAAGATTGCGGGGCAAAAGAGACGACATCAAGAACCAGATCAATGAGGCGGAGCTCGAAGGGAAAATTCCGACCAACGAAGTGAAGCAGTGGCTGCGAGAGGTTGAGATCTTGGAACGCAAAGCGGCTGCCATCGAGCGGGATTTCCAAAGCATGA GTTGCTTCAGTTGCAATTGTTTCAATCGAACTGGCGGCACGTCGAGTAAACCAAAAGAAGCTTTTGCTGCAAATATTCAAGAGGAAGAAACACAGAGAGCAGGAGATGATGTTCCCATCAGAGAGTCATCAAACTGCTGCTCCATCATCTGGAGAGCGGTGAAAACTCTCGACGAGGCTAATGAATTGACGAGCCGAGCTGGTCAACTGGATCCGATTGCCAAAGTTGGGCCTCCAGAACCCGTCGTGATGCTTCCCATCTCACACCGACCGCTCGTTGGGATCGAGTCGTATGTGGAGGACATTGTGCGCTACGTCAATGGTGGAGAAAGCGAGATTATAGGCATCTACGGAATGGGAGGTGTCGGTAAGACCACCATGTTGAAGAGGATCCAGCAACACTATCTTCTTAAGCATGCCATATTTGATCGTGTCATTTGGGTTGCGGCCTCCAAAGACTGCCAATTGAAAAGGCTCCAGATGGATATTGCCGAGAGTCTAGGACTGAAGACGCTGCAGGAGAGTGATGATAAACGAACTCGTGGTGATAAGCTGTTTAGCTACTTGAAGAACAGGAACTGCTTGCTGCTTCTGGATGACATTGGGAAACAAGTGGATCTTCAACTGTTGGGGATGGCGCACTCGGCTACTGAGCCAGGCCAGCAGAAGCAGCCGCGCAAAGTCGTGATGTTCACGACCCGTAGCGAGACAGTGTGTGCACAAATGAAACCAGAAAAGACGATCAAAGTGAAATGTTCCGACACGGGAAGAAAATACGAAGACATATTTTTTAGACGGAATTTgaaatga